A genome region from Anastrepha obliqua isolate idAnaObli1 chromosome 4, idAnaObli1_1.0, whole genome shotgun sequence includes the following:
- the LOC129244201 gene encoding odorant receptor 2a-like, translating into MRIGKDSTSLPTTNPLDTHDALRYIWLTWRLTGIHPVDTHYRIYWTYSLLLFCALVLFTGLYLGTFAIQKNFTEVLESFSLLIPLIYTFSKQGIICYHIRGDLPKAASHLHALDRRAEQYPEDCAYLNRKVRQCHNICIATLTGITICLVLYALVGIVQHELPYQGWMPFDWQHSMGFYALACAFQIFCLCITTTTTICNDIYSVVYLLLLVAHLRILNDRIGRLGSACEFEYEYTNESHKEMENYQQLADCVQDHKECMSFYNCIRPAIAATMFIQFLSTAFALCTSAAAFVSEDFSLLQLMKFFLYFVFVLFEIAPCCLFMDEALAEMHKLTNSLFSCRWYEQDHKFRRSLIIFMQRSQVADKILAGNIVPVSLDTFVKIIKFAFSLFTLLNQLK; encoded by the exons ATGCGCATTGGAAAAGATTCAACCTCATTACCGACAACCAATCCATTGGACACTCATGATGCATTGCGTTACATTTGGCTGACCTGGCGCTTAACGGGAATACATCCAGTCGACACACACTACCGTATCTATTGGACATATTCACTGTTACTGTTCTGCGCATTGGTGCTCTTTACCGGACTTTATCTTGGAACCTTtgccatacaaaaaaattttaccgaAGTGTTGGAAAGCTTCAGCCTGTTAATTCCACTAATCTATACCTTCTCAAAACAGGGCATCATTTGTTATCACATTCGCGGTGATTTACCAAAGGCGGCATCGCATTTGCATGCGTTGGACAGGCGGGCCGAGCAGTATCCGGAGGATTGTGCCTATCTAAACCGAAAAGTACGTCAATGTCATAACATCTGCATTGCAACGCTAACGGGCATTACGATTTGTTTGGTGCTTTATGCGTTGGTGGGAATAGTCCAGCACGAATTGCCCTATCAAGGTTGGATGCCTTTCGATTGGCAACACTCCATGGGATTTTATGCATTGGCCTGTGCTTTCCAGATTTTCTGTCTGTGTATAACAACAACTACCACTATATGTAATGATATATATTCGGTGGTATATTTGTTGCTTTTGGTGGCTCATTTACGCATCTTAAATGATCGCATTGGGCGGCTAGGAAGCGCCTGTGAATTCGAGTACGAGTATACGAACGAGAGCCAcaaagaaatggaaaattatCAACAGCTTGCGGACTGCGTGCAAGATCACAAGGAGTGCATGAG CTTCTACAATTGCATACGGCCTGCCATTGCGGCAACCATGTTCATTCAATTTCTCAGCACTGCTTTTGCGCTCTGTACATCTGCTGCTGCTTTCGTGAGCGAAGATTTTAGTTTGTTAcagttgatgaaattttttctttattttgtatttgtactatTTGAAATTGCTCCATGCTGTTTGTTTATGGACGAAGCTCTAGCTGAAATGCATAAATTGACTAATTCACTGTTTTCATGTCGTTGGTATGAGCAGGATCACAAATTTCGTCGTTCTCTGATTATTTTCATGCAACGCTCACAGGTAGCGGATAAAATATTGGCTGGAAATATTGTACCGGTATCATTGGATACATTTGTTAAG ATTATAAAATTTGCCTTTTCTTTGTTTACACTACTCAACCAACTCAAGTAA
- the LOC129244202 gene encoding odorant receptor 7a-like, giving the protein MDPPLRHRRLYFIYSASINVFLGILLPVTMITKLFFIENMPQLIGLLYLGVTITMATAKQFSLWLHRSKLLQVNFYLTKLDARCNSHAVDRQHLLTAIRICHLYYAAYMFVYELSSSGFAYIGFSLRQMVYDGWFPKFTADPEKNLTLTLIYQNFAVMSFFVLQNVNNDMYSQCYLAVMIGHLRALSARISRIGKEGVLSVEDNIEELKNCIEDHKNLLGYFACIRPVISRTIFMQFCITAFVLCLTAVNYVAFERDAAQMLIAATYIFAVLIEALPCCWYVNALMEECSQLTTAMYDCQWYEQNKEFRKMLIFFMLRSQRTNILMAENLVPITLQTFLNIIKFSFSMFTILKG; this is encoded by the exons ATGGATCCGCCACTTCGACATCGCCGCCTCTACTTCATCTACTCAGCGTCCATTAATGTATTCTTGGGCATACTCTTGCCCGTCACAATGATCactaaattgtttttcattgaaaatatgcCGCAACTTATTGGTCTACTTTATTTGGGTGTCACAATAACTATGGCCACTGCCAAACAATTCTCACTTTGGTTGCATCGCTCGAAGCTACTGCAAGTCAACTTTTATTTGACTAAATTGGACGCGCGCTGCAATAGTCATGCGGTTGATCGCCAACATTTACTCACAGCCATACGGATTTGTCATTTGTACTATGCCGCCTATATGTTTGTTTATGAGCTGAGTAGTAGCGGATTCGCATATATCGGGTTTTCTTTACGTCAGATGGTTTACGATGGTTGGTTTCCAAAATTCACTGCTGATCCAGAAAAGAATTTGACTTTAACACTGATTTATCAGAATTTCGcggttatgagtttttttgtgtTGCAAAATGTTAACAACGATATGTATTCACAGTGTTATCTAGCCGTAATGATTGGCCACCTACGTGCGTTGTCGGCGCGTATCAGTCGCATCGGTAAAGAAGGTGTACTGAGCGTGGAAGATAATATTGAAGAACTGAAGAATTGCATAGAGGACCATAAGAATTTGTTGGG TTACTTCGCTTGCATACGTCCGGTCATATCACGCACCATTTTCATGCAATTCTGCATCACCGCCTTCGTGCTCTGCCTCACCGCCGTCAATTACGTGGCCTTTGAGCGCGATGCTGCGCAAATGCTCATCGCTGCCACCTATATTTTCGCTGTGCTGATTGAGGCGCTACCCTGCTGCTGGTATGTGAATGCGCTGATGGAGGAGTGCAGCCAACTGACCACGGCTATGTACGATTGCCAATGGTATGAGCAGAATAAGGAATTCCGTAAAAtgctgatattttttatgctgcgCTCACAACGTACAAATATCCTAATGGCTGAAAATTTGGTGCCGATCACGCTGCAGACTTTCCTGAAT atcataaaattttctttctcgATGTTTACAATTTTGAAGGGGTAA